In one Bradyrhizobium cosmicum genomic region, the following are encoded:
- the pepT gene encoding peptidase T, whose product MSSLTFTHTVTERFLRYVTIDTQSDPESPSSPSTEKQKDLGRVLVTELREIGVADAHLDDYGYVYGTIPANTDKKVPVICFCSHMDTSPDVTGKDVKPQVVKNYRGGDITLPGDTSQVIRFAEHPALKNQIGNDIITTDGTTLLGADNKAGVAEIMDAAHFFINNPDVKHGTIKILFTPDEEIGRGVDNVDIKKLGADFGYTMDGESAGSVEDETFSADGATITINGVSAHPGYAKGKMEHAIKIAAAIVERLPKEGCSPETTSGKQGFLHPIGIDGALEQATLSFIVRDFTEEGLKEKEAMLETIVKDVMKDYPRSTYKFEVREQYRNMKQVIDRHPHILEYAIEAIRRAGLRPMRTAIRGGTDGSRLSFMGLPCPNIFAGEHAFHSRLEWVSRQDMEKAVQTIVHLAMIWEEKA is encoded by the coding sequence ATGTCCTCCCTCACCTTCACGCATACCGTGACCGAGCGTTTCCTGCGCTACGTCACCATCGACACCCAGTCCGATCCGGAATCCCCCAGCTCGCCCTCCACCGAGAAGCAGAAGGATCTCGGCCGCGTGCTCGTCACCGAGCTCAGGGAGATCGGCGTCGCCGACGCCCATCTCGACGATTACGGCTACGTCTATGGAACGATCCCGGCCAACACCGACAAGAAGGTGCCGGTGATCTGCTTCTGCTCGCACATGGACACCTCGCCCGACGTCACCGGCAAGGACGTCAAGCCGCAGGTCGTGAAGAACTATCGCGGCGGCGACATCACGCTGCCGGGCGATACCAGCCAGGTGATCCGCTTCGCCGAGCATCCGGCGCTGAAGAACCAGATCGGCAACGACATCATCACCACCGACGGCACCACGCTGCTGGGCGCCGACAACAAGGCCGGCGTCGCCGAGATCATGGATGCCGCGCACTTCTTCATCAACAACCCCGATGTGAAGCACGGCACCATCAAGATCCTGTTCACGCCCGACGAAGAGATCGGCCGCGGCGTCGACAATGTCGACATCAAGAAGCTTGGCGCCGATTTCGGCTACACCATGGACGGCGAGAGCGCGGGCAGCGTCGAGGACGAGACGTTCTCGGCCGACGGCGCCACCATCACCATCAACGGCGTCAGCGCACATCCCGGCTATGCCAAGGGCAAGATGGAGCACGCGATCAAGATCGCGGCCGCCATCGTCGAGCGGCTACCGAAGGAAGGCTGCTCGCCCGAGACGACGTCCGGCAAGCAGGGCTTTCTGCATCCGATCGGCATCGACGGCGCGCTGGAACAGGCAACGCTCTCCTTCATCGTGCGCGACTTCACCGAGGAAGGGCTTAAGGAAAAGGAAGCCATGCTCGAGACCATCGTCAAGGACGTGATGAAGGACTATCCGCGCTCGACCTACAAGTTCGAGGTGCGCGAGCAGTACCGCAACATGAAGCAGGTGATCGATCGTCACCCGCATATCCTCGAATACGCTATCGAGGCGATCCGCCGCGCCGGCCTGCGCCCGATGCGCACCGCGATCCGCGGCGGCACCGACGGCTCGCGCCTGTCCTTCATGGGCCTGCCCTGCCCCAACATCTTCGCCGGCGAGCACGCGTTCCACTCGCGTCTGGAATGGGTCAGCCGTCAGGACATGGAGAAGGCGGTGCAGACGATCGTGCACCTTGCGATGATTTGGGAGGAAAAGGCGTAG
- a CDS encoding HU family DNA-binding protein — MVKKDSAKKDLAKKDSAKKAAAPATITLKHLAADIADSQELSKKRAEAVLTDMVELITRHLKKGDRVRIVGLGILQVRKRAARTGRNPATGEAIHIKASKKVTFRPVKELKEAI; from the coding sequence ATGGTTAAAAAGGATTCGGCTAAAAAGGATTTGGCCAAGAAGGACTCGGCGAAGAAGGCAGCCGCCCCCGCCACCATCACGCTCAAGCACCTCGCCGCGGACATTGCGGACAGCCAGGAGCTCTCGAAGAAGCGCGCCGAGGCCGTCCTGACCGACATGGTCGAGCTGATCACTAGGCACCTGAAGAAGGGCGATCGCGTCCGCATCGTGGGCCTCGGCATCCTCCAGGTCCGCAAGCGCGCCGCCCGCACCGGCCGCAATCCGGCCACTGGCGAAGCCATCCACATCAAGGCCAGCAAGAAGGTCACCTTCCGCCCGGTCAAGGAACTGAAAGAGGCGATCTGA
- a CDS encoding helix-turn-helix domain-containing protein — MPFWTTQDLPPGQQFGFWREVLCEAFITLDPSRKSQGAFTGSVEAHAVSDVNVTRLLTDEHRVLRGAKEIRKTPLEYYFVNMQIEGDVLAKQRGREALVRPGEFYIVDSTEPYDLDYRSNLEIFSFRVPKKRLDPLLKDAAGATAIRVSKGSPTGQLAVDFLQSVVRQAQIPPEAQETVADTIAKLVALALGGTVEAEESRPSCTRRAFLNAILKHIDENLFDPSLSVESVCRKFHVTSRYLHRLFEAEETTFGATIRSKRLARCAAELTSSTDQSIAALAFACGFSDVSYFNRVFKRAFDKSPTAYRRANLGVQSKSGTQ, encoded by the coding sequence ATGCCGTTCTGGACCACGCAGGATCTTCCCCCCGGCCAACAGTTCGGCTTCTGGCGCGAAGTGTTGTGCGAAGCGTTCATTACGCTTGATCCGTCTCGCAAGAGCCAGGGAGCCTTTACCGGGAGCGTCGAGGCGCACGCGGTATCGGATGTGAATGTCACGCGGCTGCTGACGGATGAACACCGGGTCCTCAGGGGCGCCAAGGAAATCCGCAAGACGCCACTCGAGTATTATTTCGTCAACATGCAGATCGAAGGCGATGTTCTCGCAAAGCAGCGGGGACGAGAGGCGCTCGTAAGGCCGGGAGAGTTCTACATCGTGGACTCAACGGAGCCGTACGATCTCGACTATCGATCGAACCTGGAGATCTTTTCCTTCAGAGTGCCTAAGAAGCGGCTCGATCCGCTCTTGAAGGATGCGGCAGGCGCAACGGCCATTCGCGTTTCGAAGGGGAGTCCGACCGGACAATTGGCTGTAGATTTTCTACAGTCGGTCGTTCGGCAGGCTCAGATTCCGCCGGAGGCGCAGGAGACGGTCGCAGATACGATCGCAAAGCTCGTCGCGTTGGCTCTCGGTGGTACGGTGGAGGCTGAGGAAAGCAGACCCTCATGCACCCGGAGAGCCTTTCTGAATGCGATCCTCAAACATATCGATGAGAATCTTTTCGATCCGTCCTTGTCGGTCGAATCCGTTTGCCGAAAATTTCACGTCACGTCCCGCTATCTCCATCGGCTTTTCGAGGCGGAAGAGACGACCTTCGGTGCCACCATCCGGTCGAAGCGGCTCGCACGTTGCGCTGCGGAATTGACCAGTTCAACGGACCAGTCGATTGCCGCCTTGGCCTTCGCCTGCGGATTTAGCGATGTTTCTTACTTCAATCGCGTCTTCAAAAGAGCGTTCGACAAGTCTCCCACCGCGTACCGCCGCGCCAATTTGGGAGTTCAGTCGAAGTCCGGCACACAATAA
- a CDS encoding acyl-CoA dehydrogenase family protein yields MTTGIEFALSPDQIALQKGAREFATTVLKDVRPTIRKFGKPDERFYATRPFHKKAVDAGFVKGLFPKAFGGTEVPALDFALAAEELAAVDVNVPSTLLGTGLGVKPIIFYGTEEQKKRFLPDFIQDGTRLAALAFTEVTGGANFDAPDPRFGVKTFATLDGDEWVINGEKHYTTNGTGWDGNNCHLYAVVCRTNPNKGAQESLAVIMVPGSDPGVKVTGLLDTVGHRASISPRMKFENVRVPADNIIGKPGDGIKIVSTNFAWTAALIGAACVGVMRSAFDHALEFARNDARSGPHPIIEYPTVGYMLADMKMRIEACRYLTWKACQQFDRSGGQEQELAVMTKVFCSETCVDVVYDAMRVVGVDSYTDMHPLAELMNDAMCFPLYDGGNMGARRRQLHGMIKSPDYDSLAAARVG; encoded by the coding sequence ATGACAACGGGTATCGAATTTGCGCTGAGTCCAGACCAGATTGCACTGCAAAAGGGAGCCAGGGAATTCGCAACGACCGTCTTGAAGGACGTTCGTCCGACCATTCGCAAGTTTGGCAAGCCAGACGAGCGCTTCTATGCGACGCGTCCATTCCACAAGAAGGCCGTCGATGCAGGCTTTGTGAAGGGCCTCTTTCCGAAGGCATTTGGAGGAACCGAGGTCCCCGCGCTCGATTTCGCGTTGGCGGCGGAAGAGCTTGCAGCCGTCGACGTCAACGTGCCGAGCACCCTTCTCGGGACGGGTCTGGGCGTCAAACCGATCATCTTTTACGGGACCGAGGAGCAAAAGAAACGATTTTTGCCTGACTTCATTCAAGACGGCACCCGGCTTGCCGCTCTTGCCTTCACTGAGGTGACCGGAGGCGCAAACTTCGACGCCCCCGATCCGCGTTTCGGCGTGAAGACCTTCGCCACACTCGACGGCGACGAATGGGTCATTAACGGAGAGAAACATTACACGACCAACGGCACCGGGTGGGACGGCAACAATTGTCACCTTTACGCCGTCGTGTGCCGGACAAACCCGAACAAGGGGGCCCAAGAGTCTCTCGCAGTCATTATGGTTCCGGGCAGCGATCCCGGGGTCAAGGTCACGGGGCTGCTCGACACCGTCGGGCATCGGGCTTCGATTTCGCCCCGAATGAAATTCGAAAATGTCCGCGTTCCCGCCGATAACATCATCGGCAAACCGGGCGATGGCATCAAGATCGTCTCGACCAATTTCGCATGGACAGCAGCCCTGATCGGAGCGGCATGCGTCGGAGTCATGCGGTCTGCGTTTGACCATGCGCTCGAATTCGCACGAAATGATGCACGTTCCGGCCCCCATCCGATCATCGAATACCCCACGGTCGGCTACATGCTGGCCGACATGAAGATGCGAATCGAAGCTTGCCGCTATCTGACCTGGAAAGCTTGCCAGCAGTTCGACAGAAGCGGGGGCCAGGAGCAGGAACTCGCCGTCATGACCAAGGTGTTCTGTTCGGAGACCTGCGTCGACGTCGTTTACGATGCGATGCGCGTGGTCGGTGTTGACAGCTACACCGACATGCACCCGCTGGCGGAATTGATGAACGACGCCATGTGCTTCCCGCTCTACGATGGCGGTAACATGGGGGCGCGTCGGCGTCAGCTCCACGGTATGATCAAGAGCCCGGACTACGATTCACTCGCCGCAGCTCGCGTGGGTTAG
- the ihpA gene encoding divalent metal ion exporter subunit IhpA — MSCRRTAARLACAMAILVGPWLTQPIHAQTLTMRAALSRALAASPRLTAAERDVGIATGQRIQAGALLNPELSYEQDNSLGSGIYRGTRSAETTLQISQAFELFGKRDARIAAGAAGIEVAAIQRKAVRLEVLSETAIAFLSVLGAQRRIQILDEQITAIDRLTPLLRRRVEAGASSPAETGRAEVASALVKADRERFKATLASARRELAVLMGDPSAKFGEVSGRLDTMGKPPTFQSVVAAIDANPQLVRWTAVYAQRNAELLMARLRPYPDVRIAAGWRHFNETNDDAVRLSVSVPIPVFDRNQGNILSAQESLAKTRAEREANRNTLIVIAGRAYDSLQGSLRELAVLRETAIPKATEAAEAISQGYGQGRFSLLEVLDAQASVSQARLREQEALQNFHAGVATIEGLVGNPFTLAREGAR; from the coding sequence ATGTCTTGCAGACGGACTGCCGCGCGCCTCGCGTGCGCGATGGCGATTCTCGTTGGCCCCTGGCTGACACAGCCCATTCACGCCCAGACCCTGACGATGCGCGCCGCGCTGTCGCGCGCGCTGGCCGCCAGTCCGCGCCTGACGGCGGCGGAACGCGATGTCGGCATCGCGACAGGCCAGCGCATCCAGGCCGGCGCGCTCCTCAATCCCGAACTGTCCTATGAACAGGACAACTCCCTCGGCTCGGGCATCTACCGCGGCACCAGATCGGCCGAGACCACGCTCCAGATCAGCCAGGCCTTCGAGCTGTTCGGCAAGCGTGACGCGCGGATCGCCGCAGGCGCGGCCGGCATCGAGGTCGCCGCAATTCAGCGCAAGGCCGTCAGGCTTGAGGTGCTGTCGGAGACCGCGATCGCCTTTCTCAGCGTGCTCGGCGCGCAGCGGCGCATCCAGATCCTCGACGAGCAGATCACCGCGATCGACCGGCTGACGCCGCTGCTACGCCGCCGCGTCGAGGCCGGCGCCTCCTCGCCGGCCGAGACCGGCCGCGCCGAGGTCGCCTCCGCCCTGGTGAAGGCCGACCGCGAGCGCTTCAAGGCGACGCTGGCGAGCGCCCGGCGCGAGCTTGCGGTGCTGATGGGCGATCCCTCCGCAAAGTTCGGTGAGGTCTCCGGCCGGCTCGACACCATGGGCAAGCCGCCGACGTTCCAGTCGGTCGTCGCCGCCATCGACGCCAATCCGCAGCTGGTCCGCTGGACCGCGGTGTATGCCCAGCGCAACGCCGAGCTGTTGATGGCGCGGCTCAGGCCTTATCCCGACGTCCGCATCGCCGCCGGCTGGCGCCATTTCAACGAGACCAATGACGATGCGGTGCGGCTCTCCGTCTCGGTGCCGATCCCCGTGTTCGACCGGAACCAGGGCAACATCCTCTCGGCGCAGGAAAGCCTCGCCAAGACCAGGGCCGAGCGCGAGGCCAACCGCAACACGCTGATCGTCATCGCCGGCCGCGCCTACGACTCGCTGCAGGGCTCGCTGCGCGAGCTCGCGGTGCTGCGCGAGACTGCGATCCCCAAGGCAACCGAAGCGGCCGAAGCGATCTCGCAAGGCTACGGCCAGGGCCGCTTCAGCCTGCTCGAAGTGCTCGACGCCCAGGCCAGCGTGTCGCAAGCGCGGCTGCGCGAGCAGGAGGCGCTGCAGAACTTCCACGCCGGCGTCGCCACCATCGAAGGCCTCGTCGGCAATCCCTTCACGCTGGCCCGGGAGGGCGCACGATGA
- a CDS encoding aromatic ring-hydroxylating dioxygenase subunit alpha, whose translation MTMTQRDRDLGTAYAMKPANTRTELTSVVRGTPMGELLRRYWHPVGLVSDANDTPKKVRALGEDLILFRDKHGRVGLLHARCCHRGTTLYYGKVEEDGIRCCYHGWKFDTEGHCLEQPCEPDGGAFKDKVRQPWYPVEERYGLIFAYMGPAEKRPVLPAYECLENMDDGEFVEADDSSIGGGGPAVIPCNWLQHFENVVDPYHVPVLHGSFSGPQFTNMMASMPEVTFDKTPRGIAVRSIRKQDDGKVFYRVTEAALPTLRVVPNPRVAQFARVESIGWTLPIDDTSFRIYVAGRVKTSGDIGRMRSKFNGKFWWDMTEAEHQQFPGDYEAQVGQGDVTVHSEEHFGQSDRGILMIRRMLGEQLEAMEANRDPIGVSFDASAPPVEFEAGNYIRDA comes from the coding sequence ATGACGATGACCCAGCGGGATCGCGATCTCGGCACGGCCTATGCGATGAAGCCGGCGAACACGCGCACCGAGCTCACCTCGGTCGTGCGCGGCACGCCGATGGGCGAGCTGCTGCGCCGCTACTGGCATCCGGTCGGACTCGTCAGCGACGCCAACGACACCCCGAAAAAGGTGCGTGCGCTCGGCGAGGATCTGATCCTGTTCCGCGACAAGCATGGCCGGGTCGGCCTGTTGCACGCCCGCTGCTGTCATCGCGGCACCACGCTCTACTATGGCAAGGTCGAGGAGGACGGCATCCGCTGCTGCTATCACGGCTGGAAGTTCGACACCGAGGGCCATTGCCTGGAGCAGCCCTGCGAGCCCGACGGCGGCGCGTTCAAGGACAAGGTGCGCCAGCCCTGGTATCCGGTCGAGGAGCGCTACGGGCTGATCTTCGCCTATATGGGCCCGGCCGAGAAACGCCCGGTGCTGCCGGCTTACGAGTGCCTGGAAAACATGGACGACGGCGAGTTCGTCGAGGCCGACGATTCCTCGATCGGCGGCGGCGGCCCTGCGGTCATCCCCTGCAACTGGCTGCAGCACTTCGAGAACGTGGTCGATCCCTATCACGTGCCGGTGCTGCACGGCTCGTTCTCGGGGCCGCAGTTCACCAACATGATGGCCTCGATGCCGGAGGTGACGTTCGACAAGACGCCGCGCGGCATCGCCGTTCGCTCGATCCGCAAGCAGGACGACGGCAAGGTGTTCTACCGCGTCACCGAAGCGGCGCTGCCCACTCTGCGCGTCGTGCCAAATCCGCGCGTGGCGCAATTTGCCCGCGTCGAGTCGATCGGCTGGACGCTGCCGATCGACGACACGTCCTTCCGCATCTATGTCGCCGGCCGCGTCAAGACATCAGGCGACATCGGCCGGATGCGGTCGAAATTCAACGGCAAGTTCTGGTGGGACATGACGGAGGCCGAGCACCAGCAATTCCCCGGCGACTACGAGGCCCAGGTCGGCCAAGGCGACGTGACCGTGCACTCCGAGGAGCATTTCGGCCAAAGCGACCGCGGCATCCTGATGATCCGGCGCATGCTGGGCGAGCAACTGGAAGCGATGGAAGCCAATCGCGACCCGATCGGCGTCTCATTCGACGCAAGTGCGCCGCCGGTCGAATTCGAAGCAGGGAATTACATCCGCGACGCGTGA
- the ihpB gene encoding divalent metal ion exporter adaptor subunit IhpB yields MKISSTILVAILAAAIGAYGYALLAPARVAPTEHAADKKPEKPNDHVEQDEHGADRIRISDVKLAAAGVTLAEAASATLTDTLAFNGILRANQEAVVQVTPRFPGIAKSLQKRIGDRVGKDDLLATIESNQSLTVYELKAPLAGTVIERQISLGEYASEQKPAFVVADLSSIWVDLSIYRQDLRRVRLNDEVLIDPDDGRGEINGTISYMAPIGSSETQTALARVVLPNPDGRLRPGLFVTARLILAARNVAVAVRRSAIQTLENRTIVFVREDGDKIEARPVELGDADPKFVEIRAGLAAGERYVAENSFVVKAEMGKGDGDHD; encoded by the coding sequence ATGAAGATCTCCTCCACCATCCTCGTCGCCATCCTCGCCGCCGCGATCGGCGCTTACGGCTATGCCCTGCTCGCCCCGGCCAGGGTCGCACCGACCGAGCATGCCGCTGACAAGAAGCCCGAGAAGCCGAACGACCATGTCGAGCAGGACGAGCACGGCGCCGACCGCATCCGCATCTCCGACGTCAAGCTGGCGGCTGCCGGCGTCACGCTGGCGGAAGCCGCGAGCGCCACGCTGACCGACACGCTCGCCTTCAACGGCATCTTGCGCGCCAATCAGGAAGCGGTCGTTCAGGTCACACCCCGCTTTCCCGGAATTGCAAAGTCGCTCCAGAAGCGCATCGGCGACAGGGTCGGCAAGGACGATCTGCTCGCCACCATCGAGAGCAACCAGAGCCTCACCGTGTACGAGTTGAAGGCGCCGCTGGCGGGCACCGTCATCGAACGGCAGATATCGCTCGGCGAATATGCCTCCGAGCAGAAGCCGGCCTTCGTCGTCGCCGACCTCTCGAGCATCTGGGTCGACCTGTCGATCTACCGGCAGGACCTGCGGCGCGTGCGCCTCAACGACGAGGTGCTGATCGATCCCGACGACGGGCGCGGCGAGATCAATGGCACGATCTCCTATATGGCGCCGATCGGCAGCAGCGAAACCCAGACCGCGCTGGCCCGCGTGGTGCTGCCAAATCCCGATGGCCGCTTGCGTCCGGGCCTGTTCGTCACGGCGCGGCTGATTCTCGCCGCCCGAAATGTCGCGGTCGCCGTGCGCCGCAGCGCGATCCAGACGCTGGAGAACAGGACCATCGTGTTCGTCCGCGAGGACGGCGACAAGATCGAGGCGCGCCCGGTCGAGCTCGGGGATGCCGATCCGAAATTCGTGGAGATCCGCGCCGGTCTTGCCGCCGGCGAACGCTATGTCGCCGAGAACAGCTTTGTCGTGAAGGCCGAGATGGGCAAGGGAGACGGCGACCATGATTGA
- a CDS encoding spinster family MFS transporter, with the protein MVDVTSQVSVPTAAAAKPPVRRYYVLGLLTIIYALNFLDRTIFNVLIEPIKKEFQLSDTMMGLLAGFGFALFYSLLGIPIARVADRLNRRNIVAMAFAFWSAMTALCGAASSVTSLALARIGVGIGESAGSPASQSIVADLFTKNERPRALGIYAIGTYLGIFLGYFIGGYVNQHYGWRSAFYVAGLPGILLAIVLWLTISEPKRGAMQESFVPEPLGPTLSFLASQRSFIIVLIGFCLTTYTNYATAAWIPPFLARVHHLSSAEIGTYAGTFKGLAGMAGTLFGGFVVAQISRRDDRWKLWAPAITSGLAGPVFALCMLAQDFAMMVAMLALTSFLVGFHLGPIFAIAQTVARPSMRALASALIALTATCFGQGVGPLAVGMVNDALKGSYGADAVRYSLLSAAVTTVLGALLFVWAARTIRDDISRAAA; encoded by the coding sequence ATGGTCGATGTGACGTCACAAGTGTCGGTGCCAACGGCCGCCGCGGCAAAGCCACCGGTGCGGCGCTATTACGTGCTGGGCCTGCTCACCATCATCTACGCGCTGAACTTTCTCGACCGCACGATTTTCAACGTCCTGATCGAGCCGATCAAGAAGGAGTTTCAGCTCAGCGACACCATGATGGGCCTGCTCGCGGGCTTCGGCTTCGCGCTGTTCTATTCCCTGCTCGGCATCCCCATCGCGCGCGTCGCCGACCGGCTCAACCGGCGCAACATCGTCGCCATGGCGTTTGCGTTCTGGAGCGCGATGACGGCGCTGTGCGGCGCGGCCTCGAGCGTGACCTCGCTGGCGCTGGCGCGCATCGGCGTCGGCATCGGCGAATCCGCGGGCTCACCCGCCTCGCAGTCGATCGTGGCCGATCTCTTCACCAAGAACGAGCGCCCGCGCGCGCTCGGCATCTACGCAATCGGCACCTATCTCGGCATCTTCCTCGGTTATTTCATCGGCGGCTATGTCAACCAGCACTATGGCTGGCGATCGGCGTTCTATGTCGCGGGCCTGCCGGGTATCCTGCTCGCAATTGTCCTGTGGCTGACGATCTCCGAGCCGAAGCGCGGCGCGATGCAGGAGAGTTTCGTGCCCGAGCCGCTCGGGCCCACGCTGAGCTTCCTGGCCTCGCAACGCAGCTTCATCATCGTGCTGATCGGCTTCTGCCTCACCACCTACACCAATTACGCGACCGCTGCCTGGATCCCGCCGTTCCTCGCCCGCGTGCACCACCTGTCGAGCGCCGAGATCGGCACCTATGCCGGCACCTTCAAGGGGCTCGCCGGCATGGCCGGCACCCTGTTCGGCGGCTTCGTGGTGGCGCAAATCAGCCGCCGCGACGACCGCTGGAAGCTGTGGGCGCCTGCGATCACCTCAGGACTCGCCGGCCCGGTGTTCGCGCTGTGCATGCTGGCGCAGGATTTCGCGATGATGGTCGCCATGCTGGCGCTGACCTCGTTCCTGGTCGGCTTCCATCTCGGCCCGATCTTCGCGATCGCGCAGACCGTGGCCAGGCCGAGCATGCGTGCGCTCGCCTCCGCCCTGATCGCGCTCACCGCCACCTGCTTCGGACAAGGCGTCGGCCCGCTCGCCGTCGGCATGGTCAACGACGCCCTGAAGGGCAGTTATGGCGCGGATGCCGTGCGCTATTCGCTGCTTTCGGCCGCGGTCACGACCGTCCTGGGCGCCCTGCTGTTCGTCTGGGCCGCCCGCACCATCCGGGACGATATCAGCCGGGCCGCCGCTTAA